A window of Dorea formicigenerans contains these coding sequences:
- a CDS encoding ABC transporter ATP-binding protein has product MDQVLELKNIHYAYHNPDGETPAINGISFILNKGEFVAIVGPSGCGKSTLLSIIAGLLIPEKGFIKINGKYLHESTTNVGYMLQHDELFEWRTIYNNVILGLEIQHMLTARTREKAHNLLDIYGLKQFENARPSELSGGMRQRAALIRTLVLDPDLLLLDEPFSALDYQTRLNVGDDIGQIIRQEGKSAVLVTHDLSEAISLADRIIVLSGRPANIRQTVPLIFDLEQDTPLNRRNSPEFKHYFNLIWKELNTDD; this is encoded by the coding sequence ATGGATCAAGTACTGGAACTTAAGAATATTCACTATGCTTATCACAATCCGGACGGAGAAACTCCTGCCATAAATGGCATCTCCTTTATCCTGAATAAAGGAGAATTCGTTGCCATCGTCGGACCTTCGGGTTGCGGAAAGTCAACGCTTCTTTCTATTATTGCCGGACTTCTCATACCGGAAAAAGGCTTCATTAAAATCAATGGGAAATACCTTCACGAAAGCACTACAAATGTAGGCTATATGTTACAACATGATGAACTTTTTGAATGGCGGACCATTTACAATAATGTTATTTTAGGACTGGAAATTCAGCATATGCTGACTGCAAGGACCAGGGAAAAGGCACATAATCTTTTAGACATCTATGGGCTAAAACAGTTTGAAAATGCAAGGCCCTCGGAACTTTCCGGCGGCATGCGCCAGCGGGCCGCCCTGATCCGTACGCTCGTTCTGGATCCAGATCTCCTACTGTTGGATGAACCATTTTCCGCATTGGACTATCAGACCCGCTTAAATGTCGGGGACGATATTGGTCAGATCATCCGGCAGGAAGGAAAATCAGCCGTTCTTGTAACTCACGACCTGTCAGAAGCCATCTCCCTTGCCGACCGGATCATTGTCCTTTCCGGACGCCCGGCTAATATACGTCAGACTGTTCCACTCATTTTTGATTTAGAACAGGATACTCCTTTGAACCGCCGGAACTCCCCGGAATTCAAACATTACTTCAACTTAATATGGAAGGAGCTGAATACAGATGACTGA
- a CDS encoding epoxyqueuosine reductase QueH, with product MNYQKELDKLLDTLTKEGRVPRLLLHSCCAPCSSYVLEYLSNYFEITVFYYNPNIYPETEYTKRILEQQKLIDDMNFKYPVSFVAGEYEKEKFYEMARGLEEVKEGGSRCMKCYELRLRETAEIAKAGEYDYFTTTLSISPLKNAAKLNEIGQRLAKEYGVEYLISDFKKKNGYKRSTELSKIYGLYRQDYCGCEFSQRQRK from the coding sequence ATGAATTATCAAAAAGAATTAGACAAGTTATTGGATACACTGACAAAAGAAGGACGTGTTCCAAGGCTTCTGTTACACAGTTGCTGTGCTCCATGCAGCAGTTATGTGTTAGAGTATCTGAGCAATTATTTTGAAATCACAGTGTTCTACTATAATCCGAATATTTATCCGGAGACAGAGTATACGAAGCGGATTCTGGAACAACAGAAACTGATCGATGATATGAATTTCAAATATCCGGTCAGCTTTGTAGCGGGAGAATATGAGAAAGAGAAATTTTACGAGATGGCCAGGGGACTTGAGGAGGTCAAAGAAGGCGGCTCCCGGTGCATGAAATGTTATGAGCTGCGTCTCAGAGAGACTGCAGAGATTGCAAAAGCAGGAGAATATGACTATTTTACAACCACGCTTAGCATCAGTCCACTGAAGAATGCAGCAAAGCTCAATGAAATCGGGCAGCGTCTGGCAAAAGAATATGGTGTGGAATATTTGATTTCAGATTTTAAGAAGAAAAATGGTTACAAGCGTTCCACAGAACTGTCAAAAATTTATGGTTTGTACAGACAGGATTACTGTGGTTGTGAATTTTCTCAGAGACAACGAAAGTAA
- the argH gene encoding argininosuccinate lyase, which translates to MAQLWGGRFTKETDQLVYKFNASISFDQRFYEQDIKGSMAHVTMLAKQGILTDAEKETIITGLQGILDDVKSGKLEITDKYEDIHSFVEANLIDRVGDAGKKLHTGRSRNDQVALDMKLYIRDEVQETDTLIKEMLEAILGIMENNLETYMPGFTHLQKAQPITLAHHMGAYFEMFKRDHERMKDIYARMNTCPLGSGALAGTTYPLDRAYTAKLLGFDGPTMNSMDGVSDRDYLIEYLSALSMIMMHLSRFSEEVIIWNSNEYKFVEIDDAYSTGSSIMPQKKNPDIAELVRGKTGRVYAALTGLLVTMKGIPLAYNKDMQEDKELPFDAIDTTKGCLQLFAGMLRTMTFKNDRMEESAKHGFTNATDAADYLVNHGVPFRDAHGIVGQLVLLCLDKKIPLDDLPLEEYKKISPVFEEDIYEAISLKTCVEKRNTTGAPGVKPMQEAVDSYKKYMEEY; encoded by the coding sequence ATGGCACAATTATGGGGAGGTCGTTTCACAAAAGAGACTGACCAGTTAGTATATAAGTTCAATGCATCTATCTCATTTGACCAGAGATTTTATGAGCAGGATATCAAAGGAAGTATGGCACATGTTACCATGCTTGCAAAGCAGGGAATCTTGACCGATGCAGAAAAAGAGACAATTATTACAGGACTTCAGGGGATTCTTGATGATGTGAAATCAGGAAAACTTGAGATTACTGATAAATATGAAGATATTCACAGTTTTGTTGAGGCAAACCTGATCGACCGTGTGGGAGATGCAGGTAAGAAGCTTCATACAGGACGAAGCAGAAATGATCAGGTTGCACTGGATATGAAGCTTTATATCCGTGATGAAGTGCAGGAGACAGATACATTGATCAAGGAGATGTTAGAGGCGATTCTTGGAATTATGGAGAATAACCTTGAGACATATATGCCGGGATTCACACATTTACAGAAAGCACAGCCAATCACACTGGCTCATCACATGGGCGCGTATTTTGAGATGTTCAAAAGGGATCATGAGCGTATGAAAGACATTTATGCAAGGATGAATACATGTCCGCTTGGATCCGGAGCCCTTGCAGGAACGACTTACCCATTAGACCGTGCCTATACAGCAAAGCTTCTTGGATTTGACGGACCAACTATGAACAGTATGGATGGTGTTTCTGACAGAGATTATCTGATTGAGTATTTGTCAGCGCTTTCCATGATTATGATGCATCTGAGCCGTTTCTCAGAGGAAGTGATCATCTGGAATTCTAATGAATATAAGTTTGTTGAGATTGATGATGCTTATAGTACCGGAAGCAGTATTATGCCGCAGAAGAAGAATCCGGATATTGCAGAGCTTGTAAGAGGTAAGACTGGACGTGTCTATGCTGCACTGACCGGACTTCTTGTTACAATGAAAGGAATTCCGCTTGCATACAACAAAGATATGCAGGAAGATAAAGAACTTCCATTTGATGCAATCGATACAACAAAAGGATGCTTACAGTTATTTGCAGGCATGCTTCGTACGATGACATTTAAGAATGACCGCATGGAAGAGAGTGCAAAGCACGGATTTACAAATGCGACAGATGCAGCGGATTATCTTGTGAATCACGGAGTTCCGTTCAGAGACGCACACGGAATTGTTGGACAGCTCGTGTTACTTTGTCTGGATAAGAAGATTCCGTTGGATGATCTTCCACTTGAGGAGTATAAGAAGATTTCACCTGTATTCGAGGAAGATATCTATGAAGCAATCAGTTTAAAGACATGTGTAGAGAAACGTAATACAACTGGTGCACCGGGTGTGAAACCGATGCAGGAAGCAGTGGATAGTTATAAAAAATATATGGAAGAGTACTAG
- the asd gene encoding aspartate-semialdehyde dehydrogenase, whose translation MDQKLRVGILGATGMVGQRFIALLENHPWFEVVTVAASPRSAGKTYEEAIGDRWKMDTPMPEGVKKLIVANVNEVEKVASSVDFVFSAVDMTKDEIRAIEEAYAKTETPVVSNNSAHRWTKDVPMVVPEINSDHFELINDQRKRLGTTRGFIAVKPNCSIQSYTPCLAAWKEFGPKEVVATTYQAISGAGKTFKEWPEMVENIIPYIGGEEEKSEQEPLRVLGTYENGQITLADAPKITCQCLRVPVLNGHTAAVFINFEKKPTKEQLIEKLESFKGFPQEAGLPSAPKQFVRYMEEDNRPQVRLDVDYENGMGVSIGRLREDSMFDFKFVGLSHNTVRGAAGGAVLCAEALTAKGYIQAK comes from the coding sequence ATGGATCAGAAATTAAGAGTCGGAATATTAGGAGCAACAGGAATGGTTGGACAGCGCTTTATTGCACTTCTGGAGAACCATCCATGGTTCGAGGTTGTAACAGTTGCAGCCAGCCCGAGATCAGCAGGCAAGACATATGAAGAAGCAATCGGAGACCGCTGGAAAATGGATACACCGATGCCGGAAGGAGTTAAGAAACTGATCGTTGCGAATGTTAACGAAGTCGAGAAAGTAGCTTCTTCTGTAGACTTTGTATTTAGTGCAGTTGATATGACAAAAGACGAGATTCGCGCAATCGAGGAAGCGTATGCGAAGACAGAGACACCGGTTGTCTCCAATAATAGTGCACACCGCTGGACAAAAGATGTTCCGATGGTAGTGCCGGAGATTAACTCAGACCACTTTGAGTTGATCAATGATCAGAGAAAACGTCTTGGAACAACTCGCGGATTTATTGCAGTAAAACCAAACTGCTCTATCCAGAGTTACACACCTTGCCTTGCAGCATGGAAAGAGTTCGGACCAAAAGAAGTTGTTGCTACAACATATCAGGCAATTTCCGGAGCAGGTAAAACATTCAAAGAGTGGCCGGAGATGGTAGAGAATATTATTCCATACATCGGTGGAGAGGAAGAAAAGAGCGAGCAGGAGCCGCTTCGTGTTCTTGGAACATATGAGAACGGACAGATCACACTTGCAGATGCTCCGAAGATTACATGCCAGTGTCTGCGTGTGCCGGTTCTGAACGGACATACAGCCGCAGTATTTATCAACTTTGAGAAGAAACCTACAAAAGAGCAGCTTATTGAGAAACTGGAAAGCTTCAAAGGATTTCCGCAGGAGGCAGGACTTCCAAGTGCACCAAAGCAGTTTGTCCGCTACATGGAAGAGGATAACCGTCCACAGGTAAGATTAGACGTAGACTATGAGAACGGAATGGGTGTATCCATCGGACGTCTCAGAGAAGATTCTATGTTCGACTTTAAGTTCGTAGGACTTTCACACAATACAGTCCGCGGAGCAGCAGGCGGTGCCGTGCTTTGTGCAGAAGCTCTGACAGCAAAAGGATATATTCAGGCAAAATAA
- a CDS encoding FadR/GntR family transcriptional regulator: MAKQGGQTPLYEQVVKMVKDQIVSGVYTKGDLLPSEKEMIDNFGVSRITVRKALSILSDMGYIRTEKGRGSEVILDVEDLLSRGKFSEEMTAYRRLCMEATQVRILLEPEIARQVAIKATDEQLASLRIWENHIRMKNPTNEFHLALAEILGNQELVEMLQQLIEVEESKAPKDMVLPEQQEKVAQTLSLQHQKILRAIEARDAEFAYFYMKEHEKYAEQMYEDYFRRVMA; encoded by the coding sequence ATGGCAAAACAGGGAGGTCAGACTCCACTTTACGAACAAGTGGTCAAGATGGTCAAAGATCAGATTGTATCCGGGGTTTATACAAAGGGAGATCTGTTGCCAAGTGAAAAAGAAATGATTGATAATTTTGGGGTCAGTCGAATCACCGTCCGGAAAGCATTATCGATTCTGTCTGATATGGGTTATATCCGAACAGAAAAAGGGCGGGGGAGCGAAGTGATTCTAGATGTAGAAGACTTGCTGTCACGTGGAAAATTTTCAGAAGAGATGACTGCATATCGCAGACTATGCATGGAAGCAACACAGGTTCGGATTTTGTTAGAGCCGGAGATCGCAAGACAGGTTGCGATAAAGGCGACAGACGAGCAGCTTGCATCTCTTCGCATCTGGGAGAATCATATTCGGATGAAAAATCCAACGAATGAATTTCATTTGGCACTTGCAGAAATACTGGGTAATCAGGAACTTGTAGAAATGTTGCAACAGTTGATCGAGGTGGAGGAGTCAAAAGCGCCCAAAGATATGGTGTTGCCAGAACAACAGGAAAAGGTTGCACAGACATTAAGTTTACAACATCAGAAGATTTTGAGAGCAATCGAGGCGAGAGATGCTGAGTTCGCATATTTTTACATGAAAGAACATGAAAAATATGCAGAACAGATGTATGAAGATTATTTCAGACGTGTTATGGCGTAA
- a CDS encoding MalY/PatB family protein yields MIYNKLEVQQERKVKGNMYDFDKVVDRRGTSSIKWNVQWDFGQKDGLLPFWIADTDFASEPKILEAMKKRCDHPIFGYADPWDSVYDAIQGWWDRRHGFHAEKDWMFISSGVVTNIYFNMQMLVPKGGKILAFTPVYDPFFAAIENSGHELVACPMDRVDNYFTINYERFEDELKNGVKAVMFCNPHNPVGRVWTEEELRKLVELCVKYDVYLLSDEVHADYALTRNYTTLGKFPEIYDKLIIYTAISKSFNMAGLVSSCLIIPNVELKKQVVADFESRWMFGPCDLAFTAMEAAYTYGDTWMDEARAYVKANADATEKFIAERMPKVQVTKYEGTFLMWLDMNCYGLTSEKITEILAKEYGVALGDGSHYGKDAEGFMRFNIGCARETLMKGLELMAAMYDKYVK; encoded by the coding sequence ATGATATATAACAAGTTAGAAGTGCAACAAGAAAGGAAGGTCAAGGGAAATATGTATGATTTTGACAAAGTAGTTGACCGCAGAGGTACAAGTAGTATTAAGTGGAATGTACAATGGGATTTTGGTCAAAAAGACGGATTGCTTCCATTCTGGATCGCAGATACGGACTTCGCATCTGAGCCGAAGATTCTTGAGGCAATGAAAAAAAGATGTGATCATCCGATTTTTGGTTATGCGGATCCATGGGATAGTGTGTATGATGCTATCCAGGGATGGTGGGATCGTAGACATGGATTCCACGCAGAAAAAGACTGGATGTTCATCAGCAGTGGTGTGGTAACCAATATTTACTTTAATATGCAGATGCTTGTTCCAAAAGGAGGGAAAATTCTTGCATTCACACCTGTATACGATCCATTCTTTGCAGCAATTGAAAACAGTGGACATGAATTAGTAGCATGTCCAATGGATCGGGTTGATAATTACTTTACTATCAACTATGAAAGATTCGAGGATGAATTAAAGAATGGTGTAAAAGCGGTTATGTTCTGCAACCCACATAATCCGGTCGGACGTGTGTGGACAGAGGAAGAGCTCCGTAAGCTTGTTGAATTGTGTGTGAAATATGACGTATATCTTCTAAGTGATGAAGTACATGCAGACTATGCTTTGACACGCAACTATACAACGCTTGGAAAGTTCCCGGAGATTTATGACAAACTGATTATTTACACAGCAATCAGTAAGTCATTTAACATGGCAGGTCTTGTATCTTCTTGTCTGATTATTCCAAATGTGGAATTAAAGAAACAGGTAGTTGCAGATTTTGAGTCTCGTTGGATGTTCGGACCATGTGACCTTGCATTTACAGCAATGGAAGCGGCTTATACATACGGTGACACATGGATGGATGAGGCACGCGCATATGTAAAAGCAAATGCAGATGCCACAGAGAAATTCATTGCAGAGAGAATGCCAAAAGTTCAGGTTACAAAGTATGAAGGAACATTCCTGATGTGGCTGGATATGAATTGTTATGGTCTGACAAGCGAAAAGATTACAGAGATTCTTGCAAAAGAATATGGGGTAGCGCTCGGAGACGGCAGCCACTATGGAAAAGATGCAGAAGGATTTATGAGATTTAACATTGGTTGTGCAAGAGAGACTTTGATGAAAGGTCTGGAACTGATGGCAGCAATGTATGATAAGTATGTGAAATAG
- a CDS encoding APC family permease, which yields MGEEKKQGELKKVLGLGDLMGIGIGQIIGSGIMSLTGICIALTGAGTPFAFLTAALLVLCPNMVLAVLGAAVPATGGMYTYVRDYIGRKTGFFYLALLVAGQLVLAMFAITFAVYMHDLLPGTNQTVVAFVLLTVCFIMNILGVEMAAKLQNILVIVLVAAMALFIIFGLPKVDWSAFDSIDKIMPNGFINFMTGASLLTFATGGAEFLSELGGEMKNPGRDLPRAMIGCTVVVAVIYAFIGVVAAGVLPVDQIAGESLSLVAKEIFPKGLYVFFVVGGGMFAVASTLNASFTWVTKGLLVAAEEGWLPKKAAYVGKRGTPVVLLTVFYIIGAIPILTGMSLETISRLGNGLSLIYVLFPIATGYLIYKKNPEAMAKSPFKVGKVPLYIFTTIGLIGYVIAAALNFADIQNAWQMIVVFFAIVIIYAFVREKKVKEIVGEK from the coding sequence ATGGGTGAAGAGAAGAAACAGGGAGAACTGAAAAAAGTTCTTGGCCTTGGGGATTTGATGGGAATCGGTATCGGACAGATCATCGGTTCAGGTATTATGTCACTGACAGGTATTTGCATTGCGCTGACAGGTGCAGGAACACCATTTGCTTTCCTGACAGCAGCACTTCTTGTTTTGTGTCCAAACATGGTTCTGGCTGTTCTTGGAGCAGCAGTACCGGCGACAGGTGGCATGTATACATATGTACGTGATTACATAGGAAGAAAGACTGGATTCTTTTATCTGGCACTTCTGGTAGCAGGACAACTAGTCCTTGCAATGTTTGCGATTACGTTCGCAGTTTACATGCATGATCTGCTTCCGGGAACAAATCAGACAGTTGTAGCATTTGTACTTTTAACAGTTTGCTTTATTATGAACATCCTTGGTGTTGAGATGGCTGCAAAACTTCAGAACATCCTCGTTATTGTTCTGGTAGCTGCAATGGCATTATTCATTATCTTTGGGTTGCCAAAGGTTGACTGGTCAGCATTTGACAGCATCGATAAAATTATGCCAAACGGATTTATTAACTTTATGACAGGTGCGAGCTTGCTTACATTTGCCACAGGTGGAGCGGAGTTCTTAAGTGAGCTTGGCGGAGAGATGAAGAATCCTGGACGTGATCTTCCGAGAGCGATGATCGGCTGTACAGTAGTAGTAGCTGTTATCTATGCATTTATCGGAGTTGTCGCAGCAGGAGTCCTTCCGGTTGACCAGATTGCAGGCGAAAGCTTATCACTTGTAGCAAAAGAGATTTTCCCGAAAGGATTGTATGTATTTTTCGTTGTTGGTGGAGGAATGTTTGCAGTAGCATCTACACTGAATGCAAGTTTTACTTGGGTAACAAAAGGTCTTCTTGTTGCAGCTGAGGAAGGCTGGCTTCCAAAGAAAGCGGCATATGTTGGAAAAAGGGGAACACCGGTTGTACTGCTTACAGTATTTTACATTATTGGTGCAATTCCGATTCTTACAGGCATGAGCCTTGAGACAATTTCAAGACTTGGTAATGGTCTGAGCCTGATTTATGTATTATTCCCAATTGCTACAGGATATCTGATTTATAAGAAAAATCCAGAAGCTATGGCAAAATCACCATTCAAAGTTGGAAAAGTTCCACTTTATATCTTTACAACAATAGGTCTGATTGGATATGTAATTGCAGCTGCTTTGAACTTTGCTGATATTCAGAACGCATGGCAGATGATCGTTGTATTCTTTGCAATCGTAATTATCTATGCGTTTGTAAGAGAAAAGAAAGTAAAAGAAATTGTTGGAGAAAAATAA
- a CDS encoding NAD(P)/FAD-dependent oxidoreductase: protein MERFAIVGFGCAGYHALAQIRENGCAAHIDVYSDTDMPPYNPMLTTYYVAGRLPYEGLFPFGTLEEIRKKYQADFITQVRVKQILAKEKIIITEDGKEQKYDKILVSTGATAFVPGSFATLKDANCMRTVEDAKSLREKLEKKDYKDAVVVGASMVGIKVAELLYHRGIHVTLADMAPHIFALAAYPKVSEIIEKRLADIGIDMAFGQAITKADEHTDEEGNVTGYTVYLGDGSKIETDLLILNIGTRAATGILNPEEVTIERGIIVNEKMETSVPGIYAAGDCCQGNNLQSGQTMIIGLWANAGVQGRVAGNNISGKSAQTDGNILHNITHFLDMDFIGLGDNRLTGEVYEYVNPGKGFYLQAVIDNGRPVGFNILDNYGISGVLKAHLIRILRGEPCRFTPEQKGQLLHFGIEEYFIEYLEAAL, encoded by the coding sequence ATGGAACGTTTTGCGATTGTTGGGTTTGGCTGTGCCGGATATCATGCCCTTGCCCAGATTCGGGAGAATGGCTGCGCAGCTCATATAGATGTCTACAGTGATACCGATATGCCTCCGTACAATCCGATGCTGACTACTTATTATGTGGCTGGCAGACTTCCGTACGAAGGCTTGTTCCCGTTTGGAACACTGGAAGAGATTAGAAAAAAATATCAGGCTGATTTCATCACACAGGTGAGAGTAAAACAGATTCTGGCAAAAGAAAAAATCATTATTACAGAAGATGGCAAAGAGCAGAAATATGACAAGATTCTTGTCAGTACCGGTGCAACAGCGTTTGTTCCAGGTTCTTTTGCAACACTAAAAGATGCAAACTGTATGAGAACTGTAGAAGATGCGAAAAGTTTGAGGGAAAAACTGGAAAAGAAAGACTACAAGGATGCGGTAGTAGTCGGAGCGTCCATGGTAGGAATTAAAGTGGCAGAACTTCTTTATCACAGAGGCATTCATGTGACGCTGGCAGACATGGCACCACATATTTTTGCACTTGCAGCATATCCAAAAGTTTCAGAGATAATTGAGAAGAGACTTGCAGATATAGGAATTGATATGGCTTTCGGACAGGCAATTACGAAGGCGGATGAACATACGGATGAAGAAGGAAATGTGACAGGATATACGGTATATCTTGGAGACGGAAGTAAGATTGAGACAGATCTTCTGATTTTGAATATCGGTACAAGAGCAGCAACAGGTATTTTGAATCCAGAAGAAGTTACAATTGAACGTGGAATCATCGTAAATGAAAAAATGGAAACAAGTGTTCCAGGCATTTATGCAGCAGGAGACTGCTGTCAGGGAAATAATTTACAGTCCGGACAGACGATGATCATCGGTCTCTGGGCAAATGCAGGAGTTCAGGGGAGAGTTGCCGGAAACAATATATCTGGCAAGTCAGCTCAGACAGACGGGAATATTTTACATAACATTACACATTTCCTGGACATGGATTTTATTGGACTTGGAGATAACCGCCTGACTGGTGAGGTCTATGAATATGTGAATCCCGGCAAGGGATTCTACTTACAGGCTGTCATAGATAATGGCAGACCGGTCGGGTTTAATATATTAGATAATTATGGAATTTCCGGAGTGCTAAAGGCACATTTGATCCGGATTCTGCGAGGAGAACCTTGCAGATTTACACCGGAGCAAAAAGGACAGCTCTTACATTTCGGAATCGAAGAGTATTTTATTGAGTATTTGGAGGCAGCACTATGA